The Capsicum annuum cultivar UCD-10X-F1 chromosome 3, UCD10Xv1.1, whole genome shotgun sequence genomic sequence AATCCGAATCGAAATCACTGGGGTTGACTTTTTCTCattcaagaaaatatataatatgcaACTTTcaaaatgtatgtatatatatctatcttATCTTTAATATGACTAACGAGCGAGTCAGATAAGATCATATATGAACGGATGAAAAACATAAACTTATATCGTAAAAGTTAATTGTAATTTAGATACTAACTGGTGCAAAttaattgtaatttattattttcagcaaATAAAAAAAGGGTGAAAATCATTCCCCccttaactttactttaaaaatcaaatttcccCTCAactttaataataattaaaactgtaatatctatttatacttgtgaaaataataaataaaaataactttataaGCATATTCCAATGCatgtaatataataacatatagcaaaaatgaagatatattttatactaaattaatttaaaagtttacttatattataaggggtcgtttggttgggaaatagtTATTCCGGGATAATTAATTTCGAAATTAATTATCTCAAAATTATctgggataacttatctcatcactatgatgtaaatgatgggataagttatcccagtATTGACTCATACCTCCAATCAAATATGGGATAAGATAATCCTTCATTTTATCTCGGGGCTACTTATTCCTTATACCTCAcatcaaacgacccctaaatatATACACCCTCtgtttacttttacttgtcattgtTTCGCTTTTTGATGTCAACCTGCATgaactttgaccaacattttaagatgtataatttaatatttaaatttaaaatttggatgactagaaaatatatgaaaatgctATAAGTTAcaatccttcttcatattaataaaatgaaaaaatatatcttaaaatattgatcaaaatttatgtAGGTTGacctgaaaaaataaaaagtaacaaGTAAAAAAAAACCGAGAAAGTATATCAAAACTCATGttcgtgtgtgtgtatatatatatatatataacacatttttaatgcatgtaaaataaaagataaggtACAAGGTTATCGCGACCTGAGCCGGGGTtctggccgcgacgggcatcccaaaacatcaaggcccgagagacccctgaaactccccaacccactagtgatattgttcgcCTTCGGCCCAAGCCCTCACGGCTTTAAAACGCATCACGACGGAGTaagacttgcttacttatatactcagcatccctcctgtgttttgccgatgtgggactccttatcctaagttgaggtgttacatacacccctcATGGACTCAGCGTTTTGTTGATGTGGAACTCATTATCTAAAGTTGGGGCGTTACACCCCTAAACTATACCTGAAGTTGCTATGGCACAGTTAAACTTTAAGGAAAGCCTATTACCATCTAAACTCATTTTTTGCTGATCTGGCTGttatgtatcaaaatatttttgtacttcTTTTGGCCAAGTCAGCACGCAAAATGAATACAAAAAAATTCTGATACTTGACCGTTGGTCAGCAAAAAAGagcataaatacaaaaaaaaaaatgagctTAGGGGGTAATATGACCTCCGCAAAATTTACGTATGCCATAACAACTTTGGATATAGTTGAAGGGGAGGGGGAAGGGAGACGAAAAATACTTGTGAGTTATCTcaataaaataacaatcataaaaatTAACATTAGCTTTTGTGACAAGTTCATTAAAaagattaaactaaaaaatttaaataaaaatatataaatacttgaATAAAATTGCAATTGAAATTGTCAAGTTAAaagggaagagaatacttattattCAAAAGTAGAGGGGGGACATTGAGTTTTAAAATAAACTTGATGGGGAAATAATTTTCACCCTATAAAAAAAAGATTTGACTTATCCTTCCTAACTTTTTAAACAAAATTCATTTCCCCGCAAAACTTTAATACCCATAAAACaattaaccaaaagaaaaaaaaaaaactccaaattCCCTTTCATCTGTGTCTCCAAAATTCATttcctttttatatgatcttctttcttcttctccatctAGCTGTTGAACAAAAAGTCCAAATCCCTATTTGCTGAGGCAACATGTAATTGAATATATATTACTATTTATATACATACCCCCTCTTTTATATATTCAATTTCATTTGCATTTTCTttctcatttcttctttctttcattttttcattcCCATACAGATTTACCATGATCCAATTTGACATAATTTCTACATTTGATCATCAGTATTTCTTCATTGTTAATTTACGTTAATCTGTTTTTACATCAGGGCAAAACTGTAATTTCGATAAAGAATTGGTGGTATATTGGGGGCATTTTGGTAAATTCGTAGAGCATGAGGATCCATCCTATGTCCTTGAAACGTAATATTGCGATACGTGAAGGTATAAATTCAGCGGAACGACAACAATTATTTGCAATTATGGAAGGAAACCCGTTGAAGAAGTTACGAAAATTACCTCATGTTTTCGGGAAGGTTCTAGAACTTCCATTCCGTTCCGATGCTGACGTGGCGGTTGAAGAAGGACCTGAATTCTTCCGTTTCGTAGCGGAGATGGAACTTGACGGTAACGGTGGAGCGGCGGCAGGAGGTGTTAGGGTGCAGGCGGTGGAGATACATACGGGAATTACGAAGATTGTGGTGAGGAATGGCGGCGGTGACGGACTGGCCGGCGGAGGAGAAGAGTTGTTGTTGTTGGACGAATTGAACGTGGACACGTGGCGGTTTAGGTTGCCGGCGGCGACGAGGCCGGAGATGGCTACGGCGGTGTTTGTTGACGGTGAGTTAATTGTGACGGTGCCGAAAGCTGGCCGTGACGGTGGTGAATTCGCCGACGGTAGGGATGTTTGGGGCGGCGGTGGCCGGCTTGTTCTTGTACAGTAATAACTAATAaccatatatttaaaaaagaatttttattaatACAAAATGATACTACTAATGATAATTGTTGTACATAATGGTTGACTGGGAAACATTATTCTCCATGTAATAATAAATAACTACTGTACTAATATTCTATCATTTGACatagtttttaataattttatttaatgtttTCTTGATTCTAGtttcatgatattattatggAAAATACAAATTTATTCAACCCAATATTGACCCACtttctaaatttttgttttgGAGTAACGGTTAGTCCAACTGGAGTGCTCTTTTGCACTAAATGACCAACTATAAAATACTTTCTTAGAGATAAATTTGGcttattttgaataatttaataCTTTTGACTATTTTCTCTTTGTATAGTCTTGTAGAAGAATGGGTTGTTTTTGTGTTATAGAAGAATGGTATATTGAGCTATTTGTTCAATTTCATTGCATTTTTGAGCTAATTGATCAACTATGAAATATTGTTTAGAGAAAGAATTGACCTATTTTGAATAATTCAGAATTACTTTTAATCAACTTTCTTTGTGTTATGAATGAGTTTGTTTTTGTGCTATAGAAGAATTGAGTTTTGGAACAGGGAGTCTTGAAAATTGTTTAGGGTGGATTAACTTTTCATAAGATTGAAAATATTAGAATTCGTAAGCTTTAAACTATTTTCTCGATCTTGTATGCAATAAACTTAATGCTAATTCTTTTTATTAAGCttatttgtattttctaagtgATATGATATATTGTTGTATCCTGTTAGACATAACTTACGTTCTCATTCTTTTGTCAAAAGTAGGGAAGAACAAGTGTCTGGTAGGGCTAAAATTCGGAGTGGAGTAAATGAGCTCAATACACTGGATCAGCTAGTCTATACGAACCAATATAAGGACCTATTAGTCTCAGTTGCGTAGTAACAACGACAACTAAtatccagtgtaatcccataaatAGAGAGGTTGTATCCAAAAGACTCGATGCGAGTAACCCATATCAAAGCAGCCAAACACGCAAAATACAAAAGTAAAAGATGACAAACAAATAATAAGGAAAGCATTACATAGCATCCAGAAAACAAGGAGCAATAACCAAAGCACAGGAATTAGTGTTGCTAAAACGCAAAATAATGCAATAACTGAAGCACATTGTCTCGCTTACATATGCCAAATAACACGACGACAACACAGGGAATGTTTCAATAGAGTTGATACATACTCAGGTAATGCTCCCCTTTTCATATGGGAAGTTGGAGCAGAAAGAACATTGTTTCTCAAAAGAGAAAAACTCTATTCCACTCAACTTCTGAAAATTCTACATAAGTTCGATATCATGAGAATGTTCACATATGAACTTACTGCAATGTAACAACAACATACTCTACAATCGGAACAAAATATTGGCATAAGATTGCCAACATGTAATTGTTGTAGATCCAATGTGCAGACCTTTGCTTTAAGAAGATTCTGTGGCTAGACCAAAGTAGTCCTTGAGTATCTGCTTAGAAGTGCTTCCAAATCCATTTTGTACCTGTTTCATGTCCTTGAGTTTCAGCACTTCTCGCTTTACTTGCTCTACTCTATTTAGCACAACATCAAGTAAGGTATCTGTTTCAACCATCGATGTACGTCTTAAGAGATCAGATCTTTCCAAGTCAAGCTGCTCGTATAGATTCATGACGCAGTTCTTTTGAGCAAAAAGTCTTTCCTCAGCAAGTCTGTACTCAAATTCTTGAGACTTCCTCAATGCCTGCAGAGTTTGATCAATCTCTTCCTCAAGCTTAAGGGATTCAATTCGATGGTCAAAGTTTGAAGCCAACTTTGGTGGTGGCTTAAGGGATTCAATTCGATAGTCAAAATTTGAAGCTAACTTTGGCGTTGAAGATCTTCCGCGAATAGTTAAATCTCCATGATTTGACGTTGAAGATCTTCCGCAAATAGTTAAATCTCCATGATTTGTACACACATATGTGACAATGTCATGATCCTGTGTTCCTCCTAACATCAAAAGAAACTCGTGTAAATTTAGTCTTTAAAGAGAGATTACACGGACTGAAGCTTTGCAAGGAAGGACATTCGAACAGTAAGCTCTTGAACATAGTTCCTGAGTCGACTACATGCTCTTATAAAGATAAGATGAATCTCAGCATGCAGAAACATTACAAGAGATACAGAAAAGAAAAGGATTCATACAAATTTAAGATGACATTATGTTTCACATATCTAAAAACTCCTTCCTGTACATTGTGACAAGAGGAATAAGCCTTTGGAAGTACTCATGCCTCCTAAACGGGGAGTTATCCACATCAATCATACCACAAAACAAGTAATTTTAAGATGGactaaaagaaagtaaagagataccTAAGAGTAACTAATATACAGATAAACCTGCAGTAGGTGTGGTGTAGTTGGCCGATTTGTCACTTCAATTAGGCGATATGGTGCAACAACCAAAGCGCTCAAGTGTGCACCTTAGCTCCCCCCCTCCTTTTGAAGAGGGTACCACTACTTTAATATAACTGGAAATAGGacttatttattaataataataagttatgAATTAATATGTTAAGTCATAAACTAAGGAATAGTGGAATACATTCATTTAGGTATAAGAAAATAATCACTGACCTGACTGATGAATTCACTGGTTTGAGGATTAGAAATGgtggtgtgtgtgtgtattgatATAAACTTGACTCCCTTCGAACTTGGTAGTCAACCTTACTTGCAAAAGTGTGCACATAAAGGTGATCGTGCACATAAAGGTGATCCTATTCCTTTGTCATCTCACAAGGAACCTAATTCACCAAAATACAGACACGATCTTCCAAATATACCcctttacaccaaaaataaaaggaGCTAAACGTTTCACTTTCAATTTTTGTACTACAACACTTTATCTTCAAACCACCTCTGGTTTCTTTTCTCCCAAATTGTCCATGAGATACAGGCTGAAACAATCTTCCATCTCTCTTTCTGACTTGATAGTTGTCCATTCCAGCATACAAGCATCTCTGTGATACCTCTTGGCATAACCCATGGAAGTCCTCTTGGAGCAGTAAATATTCTCCATAGTTGTAGACTTACCTTACAGTGCAACAAAGATGGATTGTTGTCTCTGCCTCACATCTACACAGGTAGCATCTACAACACAAATGAAATCCTTTCTTAGAAAGTCCCTCATGTGTTAAGACTGCCCCTCTTGGCAGCAGCCAAGTGAAACAGACCACTTCGTGTGATAGTTTCGCCTTCCATATTAGTTTCTATGGACATGACTCAATCAGTGGGCTGCTACCATTTAACTCTTTATAAGCTGATTTCACTGTTAATTTACCTTCCTTATGTTCTTGCCAAACCATTCTGTCTGCCTGAGCAGATGTCCCTTTGCATTGCTCCAAAGTGCCAAAAATTCTGC encodes the following:
- the LOC107866450 gene encoding uncharacterized protein LOC107866450, which produces MRIHPMSLKRNIAIREGINSAERQQLFAIMEGNPLKKLRKLPHVFGKVLELPFRSDADVAVEEGPEFFRFVAEMELDGNGGAAAGGVRVQAVEIHTGITKIVVRNGGGDGLAGGGEELLLLDELNVDTWRFRLPAATRPEMATAVFVDGELIVTVPKAGRDGGEFADGRDVWGGGGRLVLVQ